The Opitutaceae bacterium genome contains a region encoding:
- a CDS encoding response regulator: protein MKKVLYVEDSATSQLLMRKYLNAACELAITASPRAAMGILEQSTFDLIITDFMFPDTDATELIVSLRKNTTPQSLPIIVVSGSMDLTLLSRMLKAGANDGMAKPLNTAEFRAMVERMLHEPYIRTLERSITSVNCFQWASKGVYFEYCPELDLKLSAETREEVTKLMLAALQDHAGRGTPLGFTTHERQVTHTVQS, encoded by the coding sequence ATGAAAAAAGTTCTTTACGTCGAGGATAGCGCCACATCCCAGCTCCTCATGCGCAAGTACTTGAATGCCGCCTGCGAGCTTGCGATCACTGCGTCCCCGCGTGCGGCCATGGGCATTTTGGAGCAGAGCACGTTTGATTTGATCATCACGGACTTCATGTTTCCAGACACGGATGCCACGGAGTTGATCGTGTCCCTCCGCAAGAACACCACGCCCCAATCCCTTCCTATCATCGTGGTGAGCGGTTCAATGGACCTCACGCTTTTGAGCCGGATGCTCAAGGCGGGGGCAAACGACGGGATGGCAAAGCCCCTCAACACGGCAGAATTCCGGGCTATGGTGGAGCGCATGCTCCATGAACCGTACATTCGGACCCTCGAACGTTCGATTACCAGTGTGAACTGCTTCCAATGGGCTTCGAAGGGCGTATACTTTGAGTATTGTCCGGAACTCGATCTCAAGCTTTCCGCCGAAACCCGCGAGGAAGTCACGAAGCTGATGCTCGCGGCGCTCCAGGACCATGCCGGCAGGGGTACTCCGCTGGGATTTACCACCCACGAGCGGCAAGTCACCCACACCGTGCAGTCATAG
- a CDS encoding succinate CoA transferase → MASPFPVLTAAEAASLLRHGDVVGFSAFTAAGAAKAVSRAIADRAREEHAAGRPFKIGMITGASTGPSLDGELAKADAVSFRTPFQSDGDMRKAINEGRVQFFDMHLSVMPQNIRYGFLGKVNWAVIEACDVTSDGRITLTSSVGASPTQCRCADKIIIELSSAHPKSLHGMHDIYEPADPPLRREIPIYHTYDRIGTPTIQVPPHKIAGIVHSNLEDEISAFDAAGPVTMKIGENVANFLAGELRRGTLPSTFLPLQSGVGDVANAVLGAMGTNPDIPPFEMYSEVLQDSVFNLMKTGKIRFASSVALTASPAMRKEIYANLDFFKSRVVLRPQEITNHPEVIRRLGIISINTAIEADIFGNINSTHVLGRDMMNGIGGSGDFTRNAFLSIFTCPSTAKNGKISTIVPLVSHMDHSEHSVGAIVTEWGVADLRGKSPHERAIEIINKCAHPDFREMLLRYCDATKKGHTPQSLSKAFAFHQQFLATGDMHGAVVD, encoded by the coding sequence ATGGCAAGCCCTTTTCCTGTGCTCACCGCCGCTGAGGCCGCCTCTCTCCTGCGCCACGGAGACGTCGTCGGATTCAGCGCATTCACTGCAGCAGGCGCCGCGAAGGCCGTCTCACGTGCGATCGCAGACCGCGCGCGCGAAGAACATGCCGCCGGCCGTCCGTTCAAGATCGGCATGATCACGGGAGCGTCGACCGGGCCCAGCCTGGACGGGGAATTAGCCAAGGCGGATGCCGTGTCATTCCGCACCCCCTTTCAATCCGATGGCGACATGCGCAAGGCCATCAATGAGGGCCGGGTGCAGTTCTTCGACATGCACCTCTCGGTCATGCCGCAGAACATCCGCTATGGGTTCTTGGGCAAGGTGAACTGGGCCGTGATCGAGGCCTGCGACGTCACCTCTGACGGTCGCATCACGCTTACCTCTTCCGTGGGCGCGTCCCCCACCCAATGCCGCTGCGCAGACAAGATCATCATCGAGCTCAGCTCCGCCCACCCAAAGTCGCTCCACGGGATGCACGACATCTATGAGCCGGCAGACCCCCCGCTGCGCCGGGAGATCCCGATCTACCACACGTACGATCGCATCGGTACCCCCACCATCCAGGTACCCCCGCACAAGATCGCCGGCATCGTGCATTCAAATCTCGAAGACGAAATCTCGGCCTTTGACGCCGCAGGCCCCGTCACCATGAAGATTGGCGAAAATGTCGCGAACTTCCTGGCCGGTGAACTCAGGCGCGGCACGCTGCCAAGCACCTTCCTCCCCCTCCAGTCAGGCGTGGGCGACGTGGCGAATGCAGTCCTCGGCGCCATGGGCACCAATCCTGACATCCCGCCCTTCGAGATGTACTCGGAAGTACTCCAGGATTCAGTCTTCAACCTGATGAAGACGGGCAAGATCCGCTTTGCCTCGAGTGTGGCACTCACTGCGAGCCCGGCCATGCGCAAGGAGATCTACGCCAACCTCGACTTCTTCAAGTCACGGGTGGTGCTGAGGCCGCAGGAAATCACCAACCACCCGGAAGTGATCCGCCGCCTGGGCATCATCTCGATCAACACGGCGATCGAGGCCGACATTTTCGGCAACATCAACAGCACCCACGTGCTTGGGCGCGACATGATGAACGGCATCGGTGGCTCCGGCGACTTCACGCGCAACGCCTTCCTTTCGATCTTTACGTGTCCGTCCACGGCCAAGAACGGGAAGATCAGCACGATCGTCCCGCTGGTCTCGCACATGGACCACAGCGAGCACAGCGTGGGCGCCATCGTCACCGAGTGGGGCGTGGCGGATCTGCGCGGCAAATCGCCGCATGAACGCGCGATCGAGATCATCAACAAGTGCGCACACCCCGATTTCCGCGAGATGCTGCTGCGCTACTGCGATGCCACCAAGAAGGGACATACCCCGCAATCGCTGAGCAAGGCCTTCGCCTTCCACCAGCAGTTCTTGGCCACCGGCGACATGCACGGTGCGGTGGTGGATTGA
- a CDS encoding putative quinol monooxygenase: MILIHVHVHVKPEAVQAFVEASLANATASRKEPGNLRFDVVQQEDDPTRFVLVEAWRDAAAHSSHRDTTHYIVWRDKVNPLMATVRTSTKYRLLHPQELV, translated from the coding sequence ATGATCCTGATCCATGTCCATGTGCATGTTAAGCCGGAGGCGGTGCAGGCGTTTGTTGAGGCATCGCTTGCCAACGCCACCGCCAGCCGCAAAGAGCCGGGGAATCTGCGGTTCGATGTGGTGCAGCAGGAGGATGACCCGACCCGCTTTGTGCTCGTCGAAGCTTGGAGAGACGCGGCGGCGCATTCCAGCCACCGGGATACCACCCACTACATTGTCTGGCGCGACAAGGTTAACCCCCTGATGGCGACTGTACGCACAAGCACAAAATATCGGCTTTTGCACCCACAGGAGTTGGTCTGA